A part of Vulcanisaeta moutnovskia 768-28 genomic DNA contains:
- a CDS encoding SRPBCC family protein has product MPILSIEFTVSREVDPRRLDRVWQVLSDVEAMPRYWRGHREVEIVSRDGNAYLVKIKFAFSGPNNRGIARIEIHNADRLVLINYLEGPIRGYVRNYINGNLLISQWSIRISPLFLIIKPWIRKHFMNGAGNALVRILNEET; this is encoded by the coding sequence ATGCCAATACTTAGTATTGAATTCACTGTGAGTAGGGAGGTAGATCCAAGGCGCCTTGATAGGGTTTGGCAGGTACTTAGTGACGTTGAGGCCATGCCTAGGTACTGGAGGGGTCATAGAGAGGTGGAAATAGTGAGTAGGGATGGTAATGCGTATCTCGTCAAAATCAAGTTCGCATTCTCAGGCCCAAATAACAGAGGCATTGCAAGGATTGAGATACATAATGCTGATAGGCTCGTGCTTATTAATTACCTGGAAGGACCAATAAGGGGTTATGTAAGGAACTACATAAATGGAAACTTACTAATTAGCCAATGGAGCATTAGGATAAGCCCACTCTTTCTAATAATAAAGCCCTGGATAAGGAAGCACTTTATGAATGGGGCAGGCAATGCGTTGGTGCGAATATTGAACGAGGAAACTTGA
- a CDS encoding MFS transporter, translated as MDRGFIIAWSVTFLQLAVRLGWGVVSVTMAELLRLNPVQIGLVLTLFYIGYMTSSIPWGALIDRFGPSKAILVSGTLSSAVILMLFLANTFTQILLLYLMAGFLTAGLFPSAMKIASYSTQEKVHSRVAMLESAAPIVLIALSAASPLIITHWRTFYLAIFLALLTASLSSIGLKVVSSKYARPKSVLMNLRVAKAVAIRAGELWGSWGTSSWLLPFLVLYDGIKGILPVLLFFIYSLGQLISIFLASVLPKSIGERKVIEISLTAFIVCDFLAAILLKDTLLLFPIFLALGISSFLYRPPTDVLIIKIMGNEYAGTSMGYANAVSQLGSMVAPIFVGFAISISPILGVLSLALGPLISLIILYMI; from the coding sequence GTGGATAGGGGCTTCATTATTGCGTGGAGTGTAACCTTTCTACAGCTGGCTGTGAGGCTGGGTTGGGGAGTAGTTAGTGTGACTATGGCTGAGTTGTTGAGACTTAACCCGGTGCAGATAGGGCTTGTTCTGACCCTGTTCTATATTGGTTATATGACTTCTTCAATACCCTGGGGGGCACTCATTGATAGGTTTGGGCCGAGTAAAGCAATACTCGTTTCCGGAACCTTATCCAGTGCCGTGATTTTAATGTTATTCCTGGCAAACACCTTCACGCAAATCTTACTGCTTTACCTAATGGCTGGTTTCCTAACTGCTGGTTTATTTCCATCAGCGATGAAGATAGCAAGTTACTCAACTCAGGAGAAGGTGCACAGTAGGGTTGCGATGCTGGAGAGTGCGGCACCGATAGTCCTAATTGCATTGAGTGCTGCATCTCCATTAATAATTACCCACTGGAGAACCTTTTATCTGGCAATATTCCTTGCACTACTCACGGCATCTCTATCCTCAATAGGCCTCAAAGTAGTCAGTAGCAAATACGCCAGGCCTAAAAGCGTGTTAATGAATTTAAGAGTGGCGAAGGCTGTAGCGATAAGGGCAGGGGAATTATGGGGATCCTGGGGAACATCGAGTTGGCTCCTGCCATTCTTGGTCCTCTATGATGGGATCAAGGGAATACTACCCGTATTACTCTTCTTCATATACTCCCTGGGGCAGTTGATCTCCATATTCTTGGCATCAGTACTACCTAAGTCAATAGGTGAGAGGAAAGTTATTGAGATCTCACTAACGGCCTTTATAGTCTGTGACTTCTTAGCGGCAATCCTTCTCAAGGACACACTATTACTCTTCCCGATCTTTCTTGCACTTGGAATTAGCTCGTTTTTGTATAGACCACCAACTGATGTATTGATAATAAAGATTATGGGAAACGAATATGCAGGTACGTCAATGGGCTACGCAAATGCCGTATCCCAGTTGGGCTCTATGGTGGCTCCAATATTCGTAGGCTTCGCAATAAGCATAAGCCCAATACTTGGCGTTTTAAGCTTAGCACTAGGGCCCTTAATATCATTAATAATCCTCTACATGATTTAA